In one Pseudomonadota bacterium genomic region, the following are encoded:
- the dnaX gene encoding DNA polymerase III subunit gamma/tau produces the protein MSYLVLARKWRPQIFEDVVGQTPVVRTLKNALARNRVAHAMIFSGVRGVGKTTLARIMAKAMNCTGEGPPPCNSCESCLEITRGSAIDLHEIDGASNRGIQEIRELKENIRFFPVKGRYKIIIIDEVHMLTAEAFNALLKTLEEPPEHVFFMFATTELHKIPITILSRCQRYELKRIPFVELVSFFEKISEQEKVKISQTALEMIAKEAEGSVRDGLSLLDQVFSFGGNEVKDEDVTQVLGLVDRSIFGAIARAILESDLGTALKFLDDSFTAGIDLKRFMNDLLLYFRALLIIKTSANPEELLDLADLEFRAMKDLAANHEAETLYQHFYLLLKGVEEMHYSQHPRMVLEMTFIKATRAGQIVPVSTLLEKVDALLSGRGISAEEPEAAAAPVPEKKTAVIQSERQGSPPEPIVEPLKTIVSHEDVSLSPDDVPEENSEDEDDLQEFEEITPEQITPVAVHVQKKDIRANWDGFIDYVMDRKKWMAHVLRLCSSAREEGSDLILKYDERTDCKVLQEPENFKLLTEFAQDFFQNEFSVKINVRGNSLDAEKETDGPQEGRRALANDPMVQMTTEIFGGQVVGIRTGPRSR, from the coding sequence GTGTCCTATTTAGTTCTTGCCAGGAAATGGCGCCCCCAGATTTTTGAAGATGTAGTCGGGCAGACCCCTGTTGTCAGGACGCTCAAAAATGCCCTTGCCCGAAACCGGGTGGCCCATGCGATGATTTTCAGTGGCGTCAGGGGGGTAGGGAAAACCACCCTTGCGCGGATCATGGCCAAGGCGATGAATTGCACCGGAGAGGGGCCCCCGCCATGCAATAGCTGTGAATCCTGCCTGGAAATTACCAGGGGCTCGGCAATTGACCTGCATGAGATCGACGGCGCATCCAACCGCGGCATTCAGGAAATTCGCGAACTTAAAGAGAATATCCGTTTTTTTCCGGTCAAGGGCCGCTATAAAATCATCATTATTGATGAAGTGCATATGCTCACAGCCGAAGCCTTCAATGCTCTGCTCAAGACCTTGGAGGAGCCTCCTGAACATGTTTTTTTCATGTTTGCCACAACCGAACTCCATAAAATTCCCATCACGATTCTTTCGCGCTGTCAGCGCTACGAACTGAAGCGCATCCCCTTTGTTGAACTTGTTTCGTTTTTTGAAAAAATCTCTGAGCAGGAGAAGGTGAAGATCTCGCAGACCGCTCTTGAGATGATTGCAAAAGAGGCGGAAGGGAGTGTGCGAGACGGCTTGAGTCTCCTTGACCAGGTTTTTTCATTCGGCGGCAATGAAGTAAAGGATGAAGATGTGACTCAGGTTCTGGGGCTTGTTGACCGCAGCATCTTTGGAGCTATCGCCAGGGCCATTCTTGAAAGCGATCTCGGCACGGCGCTTAAATTCCTTGATGACAGCTTTACGGCAGGGATTGATCTCAAACGCTTTATGAATGATTTGCTGCTTTATTTCCGGGCGTTGCTGATCATCAAGACCAGTGCCAATCCTGAAGAACTGCTTGATCTGGCCGATTTGGAGTTCAGGGCGATGAAGGATCTGGCCGCAAACCACGAAGCTGAAACCCTGTACCAGCATTTTTATCTGCTCTTGAAAGGGGTTGAGGAAATGCATTATTCGCAGCATCCTAGAATGGTGCTCGAAATGACATTTATCAAAGCAACCAGGGCGGGGCAGATTGTGCCGGTTTCCACATTGCTCGAAAAAGTGGATGCACTGCTCTCTGGACGCGGTATCAGCGCTGAGGAACCCGAAGCGGCCGCGGCCCCGGTACCTGAAAAAAAAACAGCAGTGATCCAGTCAGAGCGGCAAGGGTCTCCTCCTGAACCGATAGTCGAGCCGCTGAAAACAATTGTAAGCCATGAAGATGTCAGCCTCAGCCCTGATGATGTTCCTGAAGAAAATTCTGAAGACGAAGACGACCTGCAGGAATTTGAAGAGATAACGCCTGAACAAATCACTCCTGTGGCAGTTCATGTTCAGAAAAAGGATATTCGAGCGAATTGGGACGGGTTCATTGATTATGTCATGGATCGGAAAAAATGGATGGCGCATGTCCTCAGGCTGTGTTCTAGCGCCCGGGAAGAAGGATCTGACCTTATCCTGAAATATGATGAGAGAACCGACTGCAAGGTCCTTCAGGAACCGGAAAATTTTAAATTGCTCACGGAGTTTGCTCAGGATTTTTTTCAAAATGAGTTTTCCGTGAAAATAAATGTCCGCGGCAATAGTCTTGATGCCGAAAAGGAAACCGACGGCCCTCAGGAAGGCAGACGCGCCCTTGCCAATGACCCCATGGTTCAGATGACCACGGAAATATTCGGCGGCCAGGTTGTGGGCATTCGCACCGGACCCCGCAGCAGATAG